The genomic region TCTCTAATCCCACAACTGTCCAATAACCGACGGCAACAATTAGTCAAAGCACAACGCGCCTGGATTGCATTTCGGGATTCTGAATGCGCCTTTCACAGCAGTGTAGCAGAAGGTGGAACCATGCAACCGATGCTGTATTACGGCTGTTTGGCGAATTTAACCGACATTAGAAATGCCGAACTTTATCGGTATGAAAGAGGACAAATCCCGCCTGCTCTAGGAGAAAATTATCAAATTGCAGACAGGCAGTTGAATGCCGTTTATCAGCAGTTGATGGATCGACTGCCCAGTAAGCGAAAAAATCTGTTAAAAACAGCAGAATTGGATTGGATCGAATATCGCGATGCGCTCTGTGAATTTGAACGCAGTGGAGGTGGCAATGCAGGGTTTAATTTCTGTCGAATTCGCCTGACAGAAGTTAGAGTAGAGCAGTTAGAAGCTCATTTGGATTTCCTAAGCCAGATTATGCATTACAAGGCTTAGCATGGCGTGCGTCAAAGGGGAAGAATAAAAAGTTGAGGCAAAAAGGGCGATCGTAGCAGAAGAGAACCTTGGCCAAAACCGCCCAAACAGTCCTCAAAAAAATGTCAATTGCCGTACAGAAACGGACGAGACGGGTGTAACACGGGCTTGACTCATCTCGTTGAAATATCTAACAGCTCACCAGAAGAAAATTGACTCTTCAGCTTGATGAACTCTAGTCATTTGTTGTCCACAAAAACAACACAATATGGGTGTGGCTCGCTATAGATAAGCTGTTAGAGATTTAAAATTCCAAAAACTCCTGTTTTTCTACTCGAATTAACCGATAATTGCCCGCTTCAGCTAAAACTTGATAGTCTGGAGGACGCAAACCTGTCCCTCGGATTTTATTGGGATAGCCTAAAATCATTAGCGTTTCCGAAGCGGGTGATTTTCGGGCGAGATTCTGCACGTATTCGCGCGTATCCGTAGATCGTCGAAAGAAGGTAATCGGTTGACGGGTATAAAACACCAAGCTCGGTTTTTCAAAGCCGACCATAATCACTTCTTCGTCGGCTTGTCTGAGTTCGACTATGCGATCGGCCATTTGGCGGATCGGGATTTGTCTTTGACTGTCGAATAAAGTGTAAATTGGATAGACGGCGACGGTAAAAAAGAGTAGAAAGCTAATTAGATTGATAGCGAGAATGGGGCGCGATCGCCCCTGCCACCAGCTCAGGGCGATCGCCCCTGCGGTAATAGTTAAAATCGCCGCAGCCCTCAGTGCCAAGCCACTCGATTGTAATAAATCGCGAAATTCGGGCATCGACGGATCGCGTCCGAGCAGTTGCCGACTCCAGAAAAAGACGGCGGCGAGTAAGAGTAAAAGTAGCAGATTTAAACCGATGGAAAAATGGAAAAAGCGGCGGGGCGATCCGGCGGAGCCTTCACTTTGCGATCGCCCGGATCGACCTTCTCCATTTAACGAAGGATTTTCGACTTCTTCACTCCAAAACAAGCTGGTTAAAATCGCGGCGGCAGGCAGTAAGGGTAAGACATAACTGGGTAACTTGGTAGCAGCAATGGTGAAGAAAATGAAGATAACAGCAAACCAAGTGAAAGCAAAAAAAGTCAACTGCCGCGATCGCGATTGGGATTGCCAGCGTCGCCGTTTCCAAAAACCCGATCGCGCCAAACCCAAAGGTAAATAACTCGACCACGGCGCAAATCCGAGCAAGATGACGGCAAGGTAAAAATACCACGGTTCGCCGTGACGGTTGACCACTTGGGTGAAGCGCTCGAAGTTGTGATAGCCAAAAAAGCTATCGATATAACTTTGCCCGTTCGCGACAATGACGGCGACATACCAGGGAATGGCGATCGCGCCGACGAGGAACAGTCCCCAAACGAGCTTCATTTCGCGCACTACCGTGGTGAATTCCCCCAGGTACAGCAGAAAACTGCCAATAATCAATGCCGGAAGCACGATCCCCACCGGACCTTTCGCGAGGATAGCTAGGGCGATCGCCAGATAAAAAATAAAATACCAAGTGTTAGGATTTCGCAACGGTTGTGGCAGATCCACCCCCAAAATGGGCGATTTTTCCTCGGGATCTCCCGTCGCGTAGCCCCAAAAAAACGCCAGCAAACCGATATCCATGCAGGCGGTCAGTAACATATCCGAGACCCCGGTTCGTCCCCAAGCGATGACTTGTATATTCAAGGCAAACAGAGTGGCGGCCAGTCCCGCCCCCAACCAAGAGGAAACCGAGTTCGATCGCGGCATTTGTCGCTGCCACGGGTGAGACAGTCCGAAGGTGCGGACCGTCAAAAATAAGAACAAAGTAAGAACAATGGCGCACGATGCCGAAGGCAAGCGGACGGCCCATTCATTGACCCCGAAAACCTGGTAGGCGATCGCCATCAACCAATAAATCAGAGGCGGTTTGTCAAAGCGCGTTTCGCCGTTGAAATAGGGAGTAATCCAATCCCCGGTTACGGTCATTTGGCGCGCCGCTTCGGCGAATAAAGGTTCGGTTTCGTCGATCAAGCTGACACTACCCAAGTTCCATAAAAAAGCCAGCCCCGCGATCGCGATCGACCACAATCCAGCAGCCAACCATAAAACAGTCTGAGTCTTGGCAAACAATTTATCTTTGAAAACCCGTATCTGTGGACTTTAGATTTTAGATTTTAGCAAAACCGCCAGAATCCTCGCAGTTCTGCTAAATTTGAACCATATCCCCATAAAGAGTTAACAATTGCTCCTCAGTTAAAACATCGGTGTCTTCCTGGGGACTCCACAACACCTCTAACACCAACAAATACTCCGGAGTAATCGCCGCCGCCCGTTGTAAAGCCGCTTTGAGTTCTTCATCGGAATAGACTTGGTCGAATAACGGTTGGTCGTCTTCCGTTCCCACCAGTAAAGTCACCACAATATAGGAGGCTAATTCATCTCCCGCATCGGGTAAAGCTTCTCGATACTTAACTTGTCCGCCGACATTGGCGAAAGTTTCGGCACTGAATTTGCTGCGTTCTTCAATCGATAATTCTTGGAACCGTTGCCCTGCTTTGTCTCGATTCTCCACTGTTTCGGAAACCGCTTGGGCGCGCACCCAATACTCGGGATGACGCAATAACCCCAAGGCGGTTTCTTGTAAAAATTCGCACCGTCCTTCGGGAGTTTCCAGGTCGGCGCTCAGACTGGTTTCGTTGAGTTGTTGCTGAATCTGGCGGGCGCTGGCGAGTAAGGCGACTTGTAGCTTACTCACGGTCACCACATCATTATCTAGCTCGTTGGCGGGGGCCGCTCCTGCACCGCGTTTGCTCATCATGTACCAAATCGCACCTAAAACGCCCCCCGAGACCAGTAAGAAGAGGACGAAACCCCAAGGAAATCCCCTCGAAGCTCTGGGGGCGTTGGTGGAGGTATTTAAATTCCCGGAATAGTTAGGAGTGGGGGCGGTTTGGTTGTACTGACCCGTTCCGGGATTGGCGGGGACGGTGTTGGGAATCGAGGTCGGAGAGGCTTCGGGGTTGTATTTGAGTCCGGAGTCTACGTTATCAACCGAGGGTTGAGTGGGAGCGGGTGCGGGATAGTACGGTTGTTGGTAGTTGGGTTCGTCGGATTCAAACTCGATTTCTGGGTTGATGATATAAACATTGCCCGATGAGGAGCCGTTGTAACGCGGTTGGGGAGTGCGGTAAGTCGGACTGGAGGGAACGGACGTAGGAGTGGGGGTGGGAGTGGGTGTAGGGGAAGGGGTGCGGTTGAAGCTGCCGCCTTGGACTCGTCCCCCGGTGTTGCTGCGGCTGGGGCTGGTGGTAGAGGGGCTGGTGGTCGGTTGGCTGCGAGGGGTGGGGCTGGGTTTGGGTGAGGCGCTGGGTTTGGGTGAACTGGTGCGGTTGAAGCTGCCGCCTTGGACTCGTCCCCCGGTATTGCTGCGGCTGGGACTGGTAGTGCGGCTGGGACTGGTAGTGCGGCTGGGGCTGGTAGTGCGGGAACGGCTCGAACTGCCACTGCTGCGGGAACGGGAACCGGAGGAGCGGGAACGGCTCGAACTGCCACTGCTGCGGGAACGGGAACCGGAGGAGCGGGAACGGCTCGAACTGCCACTGCTGCGACGGGCGAGGACGAGGGAGTTACTTTGAACCCACTGAGTGATGTTTTTTCCGGCATGGGGTTCGATTTTGAGCTCGTTGACCAAAACCAAGGTGAGTAAGGTGGCAACGATCGCGTTGAGCTTTAACATGGCCGTTTCCGACAGGGGTCTTCACCTTCAGTCTTAGCCTATTTAAGGGCATTCGTCATGGGAATCGCTACTCAGTTGCCACTGTTGGAGTAAGTCCGGGCGCCGTTGGCGGGTTCGTTCGATTTGTTGTTGGCGGCGCCAGCGCGCGATCGCGCCATGATGGCCGGAGAGTAAGACTTCGGGAACTTTGAGGCCGCGAAATTCGGCGGGACGGGTGTAGTGGGGATAGTCGAGCAAGCCGTCCTCGAAACTGTCGGCGACGACGGATTCGCGTTTGCCGACGGTTCCCGGTTGCAAGCGCACGACACCATCGATGAGGGCCAGGGCGGGGATTTCACCTCCGGTGAGGACGAAATCGCCTAAGGAGACTTCTCGAGTGACCAGGTGCATGACTCGTTCGTCTACACCTTCGTAGCGCCCGCAAATTAAAACGAGTTGGTCGTAATCGGCGCTTAGTTGGCGAAATAAGCTTTGGGTCATCGGTTGACCTTGGGGGGTCATGAGGATGATTTCGCGCCGTTGTAAGACGGGTAAAGACTCGATCGCGGCGAAAATCGGTTCGGGTTTCATGACCATGCCGACACCGCCGCCATAGGGTTCGTCATCGACTTTACGATGCTTGTCGGTGGTGAAATCCCGAGGGTTGACGAGGTTGATGTGGGCGATTTGTTTGGCTAAGGCTTTACCGAGCAACCCAGTTTGTAGCGGTCCGGCGAACAGTTCTGGGAAGAGGGTAATGACATCAATACGCACGAGAGCTTGGGTGAATTTTGGCTATAAAGTGTAACGAAAATTTAACATATTCAGGGGGCGATCGCCCGGGAAGGGGGGCATCGTCGGTTTTTGCGCGAGGCGATCGCCGTGGGAGAGGAAGGAAGCGAGGGGATTGAGGGAGTCGAGGCGAAACCGTGACGGACTCGGCGGGTCGCTTTGCGATCTCCCCGAGGCACTCCACTAGGTCAACATTTGCTGAAATAGCTAACATTCCTTGCCAGAATCTGGCATGATAAAACATTGTCGCAAATGCCATTATCGCAAATGCGTTCCGTTCCCCGAGAGGTGGAGGGAGCGCGCTGAGTTGAGCCGTCGTTCTATGTTAGGATAACGGAGGTTTTAAGCCCCAATGGAGTAACTTGTGAGGTTTGAAATTTGTTGAGTTGAAAACTGAGACTCCTCGAACCGAAAAACCTGCACGAGAGCTACCCAAGAGGTACGAAAGACCTCGATAGAAACCGATGCTATTGCAACGAATAGCACCCCCCAGAAAAACTGAACCTTTTCAATCCAAAACTGTAAGGCAGAGCGCGGCTCAACAGTAAAAAAGTAAGCCTGTGGAGACCGGGACGGGGGAAGCGAATGACTCGAACTAAAAATTTGCACGGCGGTGTGAATTTTGGCACAGAGATCGGGATCGGCGCTCCCGATTCGCTTTTCAGCCAAGGTCACTGAAGCAGGAATCCCATCCATTTTGCTCGATGGGTGCGAGCGTCAACCCGATCCGTCATCCGAGACGATTCGATCGTCCGTGCTGCCTTGAGCCTTGGTTCCCTATACGGGATTCTAGACCGACGGCAAGCTTTGCCGGAGGGAAAGACCGAAACCTACAGGAGCGAAGGGGGCAAGTGAATCGGGAACCCAACCGGACTCCCACTTGTGGGGCGATCGCCCCAGCCGAAACGGCCCCGGGCGGTCGAGCGATCGACGGAACCGCTACGCCGGGTTGCCGGGCGGACAAGAGTCGCAGTTCATTAAACTCACGGCCTATAGCAATATCATCCATGCAGCAGTTAGAATCACAATCCCTTCAACCGAAGATCCCCCAACCGCTAAAAAATACTGTCATGGTGATTGGCGGAGCAGAAGACAAAGTGCATGGCCGCGAGATCCTGCACACGTTTTTCGGTCGTGCGGGGGGAGTGGAGGCGCGGATTGCCATCATCCCTTGTGCCTCGCGCGAACCGTCGGCGATCGGCGATCGCTACCGCACGATCTTTGCGGACATGGGCGCCAAAGCCATCGAGCTGCTCGATATCCGAGAACGATCCCAGGGAGAAGATCCCCGATGGCAAGAGTATCTAGAAGAGTCCACCGGGGTATTCATGACCGGGGGGGATCAATTGCGCTTGTGCGCTCTGTTGGCGGACACCCCGCTCATGGAAAAAATCCGGATGAAAGTGCGCGAAGGCAAAATTACCCTGGCGGGTACCAGTGCGGGCGCGGCAGTGATGGGCCATCACATGATTGCCGGGGGGGGAAGTGGCGAGTCGCCCAACCGTTCCTTAGTCGATATGGCGACGGGCTTGGGAATTCTGCCGGATGTGATTGTGGACCAGCATTTTCACAACCGCAATCGCATGGCGCGGCTGCTTTCGGCGATCGCCTGCCACCCGGATCGCCTCGGGGTGGGGATCGATGAAGACACGTGCGCGATGTTTGAAAGTGACGGCACCCTCCAAGTGATGGGCAAAGGAACGGTGAATATTGTCGATCCCGGCGATATGTTCTACACCAACGAATCTCAGGTGGCGGCGAGCGACCCGCTCAGCCTTTACAACCTGCGGGTTCACATTCTCTGTCACGGCGATCGCTACGACCTGCGCCAGCGCACGATCGTCCATCCCCAATCGCGACCGACCCCCTAACGCCCCATCCAGCCGCGCCATGTTTCTACCCGTCCGCTCCTATCCTCCGTCCGCTCCAGGCGATCGTGCGGGGGATTTGAGTCTCGTGATGTCAAGTGTCGCGGTCTCAAATCCCACCGAGGTCAATGTTGTCAATCTTTATACCCGGATCCGAACCCTCGTGTCCTTCGCGATCGCCTCGCCCGCCTGTTCGAGACATCGGTTCGAGGGTCGAAGATCGGCG from Oxynema aestuarii AP17 harbors:
- a CDS encoding cyanophycinase; the protein is MQQLESQSLQPKIPQPLKNTVMVIGGAEDKVHGREILHTFFGRAGGVEARIAIIPCASREPSAIGDRYRTIFADMGAKAIELLDIRERSQGEDPRWQEYLEESTGVFMTGGDQLRLCALLADTPLMEKIRMKVREGKITLAGTSAGAAVMGHHMIAGGGSGESPNRSLVDMATGLGILPDVIVDQHFHNRNRMARLLSAIACHPDRLGVGIDEDTCAMFESDGTLQVMGKGTVNIVDPGDMFYTNESQVAASDPLSLYNLRVHILCHGDRYDLRQRTIVHPQSRPTP
- a CDS encoding ArnT family glycosyltransferase, with amino-acid sequence MFAKTQTVLWLAAGLWSIAIAGLAFLWNLGSVSLIDETEPLFAEAARQMTVTGDWITPYFNGETRFDKPPLIYWLMAIAYQVFGVNEWAVRLPSASCAIVLTLFLFLTVRTFGLSHPWQRQMPRSNSVSSWLGAGLAATLFALNIQVIAWGRTGVSDMLLTACMDIGLLAFFWGYATGDPEEKSPILGVDLPQPLRNPNTWYFIFYLAIALAILAKGPVGIVLPALIIGSFLLYLGEFTTVVREMKLVWGLFLVGAIAIPWYVAVIVANGQSYIDSFFGYHNFERFTQVVNRHGEPWYFYLAVILLGFAPWSSYLPLGLARSGFWKRRRWQSQSRSRQLTFFAFTWFAVIFIFFTIAATKLPSYVLPLLPAAAILTSLFWSEEVENPSLNGEGRSGRSQSEGSAGSPRRFFHFSIGLNLLLLLLLAAVFFWSRQLLGRDPSMPEFRDLLQSSGLALRAAAILTITAGAIALSWWQGRSRPILAINLISFLLFFTVAVYPIYTLFDSQRQIPIRQMADRIVELRQADEEVIMVGFEKPSLVFYTRQPITFFRRSTDTREYVQNLARKSPASETLMILGYPNKIRGTGLRPPDYQVLAEAGNYRLIRVEKQEFLEF
- a CDS encoding DUF1517 domain-containing protein; translated protein: MLKLNAIVATLLTLVLVNELKIEPHAGKNITQWVQSNSLVLARRSSGSSSRSRSSGSRSRSSGSSSRSRSSGSRSRSSGSSSRSRTTSPSRTTSPSRTTSPSRSNTGGRVQGGSFNRTSSPKPSASPKPSPTPRSQPTTSPSTTSPSRSNTGGRVQGGSFNRTPSPTPTPTPTPTSVPSSPTYRTPQPRYNGSSSGNVYIINPEIEFESDEPNYQQPYYPAPAPTQPSVDNVDSGLKYNPEASPTSIPNTVPANPGTGQYNQTAPTPNYSGNLNTSTNAPRASRGFPWGFVLFLLVSGGVLGAIWYMMSKRGAGAAPANELDNDVVTVSKLQVALLASARQIQQQLNETSLSADLETPEGRCEFLQETALGLLRHPEYWVRAQAVSETVENRDKAGQRFQELSIEERSKFSAETFANVGGQVKYREALPDAGDELASYIVVTLLVGTEDDQPLFDQVYSDEELKAALQRAAAITPEYLLVLEVLWSPQEDTDVLTEEQLLTLYGDMVQI
- a CDS encoding lysozyme inhibitor LprI family protein, coding for MKSLNQNQLWRWFGVLGIVAVSTIALDLNQFSAIAQPQLNCNNPRTQRELNACEQQRWEAADLELNQIYQSLIPQLSNNRRQQLVKAQRAWIAFRDSECAFHSSVAEGGTMQPMLYYGCLANLTDIRNAELYRYERGQIPPALGENYQIADRQLNAVYQQLMDRLPSKRKNLLKTAELDWIEYRDALCEFERSGGGNAGFNFCRIRLTEVRVEQLEAHLDFLSQIMHYKA
- the trmD gene encoding tRNA (guanosine(37)-N1)-methyltransferase TrmD → MRIDVITLFPELFAGPLQTGLLGKALAKQIAHINLVNPRDFTTDKHRKVDDEPYGGGVGMVMKPEPIFAAIESLPVLQRREIILMTPQGQPMTQSLFRQLSADYDQLVLICGRYEGVDERVMHLVTREVSLGDFVLTGGEIPALALIDGVVRLQPGTVGKRESVVADSFEDGLLDYPHYTRPAEFRGLKVPEVLLSGHHGAIARWRRQQQIERTRQRRPDLLQQWQLSSDSHDECP